One genomic region from Ornithinimicrobium flavum encodes:
- a CDS encoding ATP-grasp fold amidoligase family protein: protein MSRPQNLSELVLSEILSGKVNSYTDLVDKLKVREYFAQFGLSRYLPEIYGRWANVEAIDWENLPNRFVLKTNHGSGNHVICWDKAAMKKEDALRQLEFEYDSRLGPMEPQYAGIERMCYAEELIEDTRGGGRPIDYKFMTSGGEVRAILVCAERDKGTKLALFSPTWEQLPGIKPHKLSQREYLPPPKLEEMLQVAQSIAKRFTQVRVDMYCLPDGRVLLGELTFTPEGGYMRYFTTSALRDLGLPEGIE, encoded by the coding sequence TTGTCCCGGCCGCAGAATCTCAGCGAACTGGTTTTGTCCGAGATCTTATCCGGCAAGGTGAATTCTTATACAGATCTGGTCGACAAATTGAAGGTGCGAGAATACTTTGCCCAATTTGGGCTTTCTCGGTATCTCCCTGAAATCTATGGCCGATGGGCCAATGTTGAAGCAATCGACTGGGAGAATCTTCCCAATCGATTTGTCCTGAAAACAAATCACGGTTCAGGCAACCACGTTATTTGCTGGGACAAGGCTGCGATGAAAAAGGAGGATGCTCTCCGCCAACTGGAATTCGAGTACGATTCGCGACTCGGGCCCATGGAACCGCAATATGCAGGCATCGAGCGCATGTGTTACGCGGAGGAACTCATCGAGGACACCAGGGGAGGGGGCAGGCCGATCGATTACAAGTTCATGACGTCGGGCGGTGAGGTCAGAGCCATACTAGTCTGCGCAGAACGAGATAAAGGAACTAAACTGGCCCTGTTCAGCCCAACCTGGGAGCAATTGCCTGGTATTAAGCCGCACAAACTCTCTCAACGAGAGTATCTACCTCCGCCCAAACTCGAAGAGATGCTTCAAGTCGCTCAATCGATTGCTAAGCGCTTTACGCAAGTTCGAGTCGATATGTACTGCCTTCCTGACGGGAGGGTGCTTCTCGGAGAATTGACATTTACACCCGAAGGGGGATATATGCGATACTTTACTACCTCGGCCCTGCGCGATCTCGGGCTTCCTGAGGGCATTGAATAA
- a CDS encoding transposase family protein, which produces MILALKISAVLAGARSFTAIGEWIAVKDEAAPAALGAVGAQRPSESAVRRLLSLDPPMSR; this is translated from the coding sequence GTGATACTGGCGCTGAAGATCTCCGCGGTGCTGGCCGGGGCCCGCTCCTTCACGGCGATCGGTGAGTGGATCGCCGTGAAGGACGAGGCCGCCCCGGCCGCGCTCGGGGCGGTCGGGGCGCAGCGACCTTCTGAATCAGCGGTCCGGCGGCTGCTAAGCCTCGATCCACCGATGAGCCGGTGA
- a CDS encoding transposase, protein MAVEARRDPDRSRGAIARIAGQLDVHPEALRNWVRQAEIDGGQRAGTTTEDAARILELEKENAELRRANTIRRRGTHSTCRARRSARAGATTAAAPRARR, encoded by the coding sequence ATGGCGGTGGAGGCCCGCCGGGACCCGGACCGTTCGCGCGGCGCGATCGCGCGGATCGCCGGCCAGCTGGACGTCCATCCCGAGGCGCTGCGCAACTGGGTCCGGCAGGCCGAGATCGACGGCGGGCAGCGGGCGGGCACGACGACCGAGGACGCCGCCCGCATTCTCGAGCTCGAGAAGGAAAACGCTGAGCTGAGACGCGCGAACACGATTCGGCGGCGCGGAACTCACTCGACATGTCGAGCGCGACGATCTGCACGCGCCGGCGCCACCACCGCGGCCGCGCCCCGAGCCAGGAGGTGA
- the istA gene encoding IS21 family transposase, protein MEDWALIRRLAREGVPKAAIVRKLGISRTTVDKAIASQGPPKYERASGPTSFTPFEERVRAMLAETPDMPATVLAERVGWTGSIRWFRDNVNRVRVDHRPIDPADRLTWSAGDVAQCDLWFPPREILLEDGSRALLPVLVMTLAYSRFMLVRMIPTRKTQDLLLAMWALLSEVGCVPRRLIWDNEAGIGCGKLTEPAAVFAGTLATKIVLLPPRDPESKGVVERRNGFFETSFMPGRHFESPADFNAQFAGWLGTANTRVVRTTKARPVDLLTVDKEKMTPLPPAVLHLGWRNHVRLGRDYYVRVDTSDYSVHPTAIGARVDVSADLDTVRVRHGGRLVAEHPRRWARGMTVTDPAHVTAAAELRHAYQHRDPAAAPGEDEGLVRDLGDYDRAFGLDSLAGGSL, encoded by the coding sequence ATGGAGGACTGGGCGCTGATTCGTAGGCTGGCCCGTGAGGGTGTGCCGAAGGCTGCGATCGTCAGGAAGCTGGGCATCTCGAGGACCACGGTCGACAAGGCCATCGCCTCGCAGGGGCCGCCGAAGTACGAGCGGGCGAGCGGCCCGACGTCGTTCACGCCGTTCGAGGAACGGGTGCGGGCGATGCTCGCGGAGACCCCGGACATGCCGGCGACGGTGCTCGCCGAGCGGGTCGGGTGGACCGGCTCGATCCGCTGGTTCCGGGACAACGTGAACCGGGTCCGGGTCGACCACCGCCCGATCGACCCGGCGGACCGGTTGACGTGGTCGGCCGGCGACGTGGCGCAGTGCGACCTGTGGTTCCCGCCTCGTGAGATCTTGCTCGAGGACGGCTCGCGGGCGCTGCTGCCGGTGCTGGTGATGACGCTGGCGTACAGCCGGTTCATGCTCGTCCGGATGATCCCGACTCGCAAGACCCAGGACCTGCTGCTCGCGATGTGGGCGCTGCTGTCCGAGGTCGGCTGCGTGCCGCGTCGGTTGATCTGGGACAACGAGGCCGGGATCGGGTGCGGGAAGCTGACCGAGCCGGCCGCGGTGTTCGCCGGGACCCTGGCCACCAAGATCGTGCTGCTGCCGCCGCGGGATCCGGAGTCCAAGGGCGTGGTCGAGCGGCGCAACGGCTTCTTCGAGACCTCGTTCATGCCCGGGCGGCACTTCGAGTCCCCGGCGGACTTCAACGCCCAGTTCGCCGGCTGGCTGGGCACCGCGAACACCCGGGTGGTGCGCACGACCAAGGCCCGTCCGGTGGATCTGCTCACCGTCGACAAGGAGAAGATGACGCCGTTGCCGCCGGCGGTGCTGCACCTCGGTTGGCGCAACCACGTGCGCCTGGGCCGGGACTACTACGTGCGCGTCGACACCAGCGACTACTCGGTCCACCCCACCGCGATCGGTGCCCGGGTCGACGTGTCCGCCGACCTCGACACCGTCCGGGTTCGCCACGGTGGCCGGCTGGTCGCCGAGCACCCCCGCCGGTGGGCTCGCGGCATGACCGTCACCGACCCCGCCCACGTGACCGCGGCGGCCGAGTTGCGCCACGCCTACCAGCACCGCGACCCAGCGGCGGCCCCCGGTGAGGACGAGGGGTTGGTGCGGGACTTGGGTGACTACGACCGCGCCTTCGGCCTCGACAGCCTGGCAGGAGGCTCGCTGTGA
- the istB gene encoding IS21-like element helper ATPase IstB, with protein MSTKTTPAADTLKQITHLAAALKAPRITQAAARLAEHARDAGWTHEDYLAAVLEREVAARNASGAQLRIRASGLPAGKTLEDFDFDHQPAARTPLQALASGAWLAEHRNVVLLGPPGTGKTHLAAALAVTAARQGHRVLFATASEWVTRLSEAHQRGRLEAELARLRRYALIAVDEVGYLPFEQDAANLFFQLVSSRYEHASLILTSNLPFSSWARVFGDQVVAAAMIDRIVHHADVIALKGASYRLRDRGIDPLPSIKAEQGALD; from the coding sequence GTGAGCACCAAGACGACGCCGGCGGCTGACACGCTGAAGCAGATCACCCACCTCGCGGCCGCGCTCAAAGCACCTCGCATCACCCAGGCCGCGGCCCGGCTGGCCGAGCACGCCCGCGACGCCGGGTGGACCCACGAGGACTACCTCGCCGCCGTCCTCGAACGCGAGGTCGCCGCCCGCAACGCCTCGGGCGCCCAGCTGCGCATCCGCGCCTCCGGGCTCCCCGCGGGCAAGACCCTGGAGGACTTCGATTTCGACCACCAACCCGCCGCCCGCACCCCGCTCCAGGCCCTGGCCTCCGGGGCCTGGCTGGCCGAGCACCGCAACGTCGTCCTGCTCGGCCCACCGGGCACCGGCAAGACACATCTGGCCGCCGCCTTGGCCGTCACCGCCGCCCGGCAGGGCCACCGGGTGCTGTTCGCGACCGCGAGCGAGTGGGTGACCCGCCTGTCCGAGGCTCACCAGCGCGGCCGCCTCGAGGCAGAGCTGGCCCGGCTGCGCCGCTATGCGTTGATCGCCGTGGACGAGGTCGGATACCTGCCGTTCGAGCAGGACGCAGCGAACCTGTTCTTCCAGCTCGTCTCCTCCCGCTACGAGCACGCTTCGCTCATCCTGACGTCCAACCTGCCGTTCAGCTCCTGGGCCCGCGTCTTCGGCGACCAGGTCGTCGCCGCCGCGATGATCGACCGCATCGTCCACCACGCCGACGTCATCGCCCTCAAAGGCGCGTCCTACCGGCTCCGCGACCGAGGCATCGACCCCCTGCCCAGCATCAAGGCCGAGCAGGGAGCACTAGACTAA